A portion of the Gigantopelta aegis isolate Gae_Host chromosome 10, Gae_host_genome, whole genome shotgun sequence genome contains these proteins:
- the LOC121383265 gene encoding AP-5 complex subunit sigma-1-like: MVFAFLINTLLPGSSKVLFYQFYGQRALPKDDSDITFEEIRTGRKNEIHTIANEVHSEYQFRRSVSNRTVEEDVQRLNSDDMLPDFDTGHFLIHEGHNFPKGSFVTWMGAGFTGFALVCDKTESRLTAESVLRLLVRYLQEYVRVLNQPAETGIRSDRILLVLNKFLPSGSLLVMNHRVIRHLEKELDSFMKNI, from the coding sequence ATGGTATTCGCCTTCCTAATAAATACGTTGCTTCCTGGAAGTTCAAAAGTGCTATTTTACCAGTTCTACGGACAAAGGGCGCTGCCAAAAGACGACTCTGACATCACATTTGAAGAAATTCGGACAGGCCGAAAAAACGAAATCCACACGATTGCAAACGAAGTTCATTCGGAATATCAGTTCCGGAGATCCGTCTCCAACAGAACAGTGGAAGAAGATGTCCAGAGATTAAACAGCGACGACATGTTGCCTGATTTTGACACGGGACATTTTTTAATACACGAAGGACATAATTTTCCCAAAGGTAGCTTTGTGACTTGGATGGGGGCGGGGTTTACGGGCTTTGCTTTGGTGtgtgataaaactgaaagtagaTTGACGGCAGAATCGGTGTTGAGACTTCTCGTTCGGTACCTACAAGAGTATGTCCGTGTGTTGAATCAACCGGCGGAGACCGGCATTCGTAGTGACCGAATTCTTCTTGTACTGAATAAATTCCTACCAAGCGGAAGTCTTCTGGTTATGAATCACCGTGTGATACGGCATTTGGAAAAGGAACTGGACAGTTTTATGAAGAATATATAA
- the LOC121383574 gene encoding aryl hydrocarbon receptor-like: MKSEKGDSSDSKPKIDPSFKSKRYRDKLRTEIKALEVLLPVDRTVLNRKLDSQTVFRLVISYFRSKIFFKAAGFYDDEHDDSLAEDSTEPDSDKEETSNIEIIHGKSAIQVLDGFLLTLTTDGTILYVSENILQYLGYNQIDLMHRCLYGIVHPDDHYELKTILENSLPNDQLQTTSADSQCTETSCGEKADGMELCKAVSFISRMKCFSGTSAGYLKIHCSGKVMDLSEGWKNKRASSQIVFLYCHPFMLNTTELADDIRQNVFWTKHGMDLKIKEVDAKASYILGYDSDDLAGRSFYSLIHIDDVATCLACHRALMGSSEIQTIYYRIQSLKGTWVWLQSRGKVISKNCKKFSIVFSHCPVREEDSTYIQQEIVLRQRYAVNDLMSMIQFGHYKTPWKNIRETAADGAEEHVSKRHCDPQPQFNAEQDDLALSLPCQMLMPCPSSWHTLTDRHSPILPSSHVAHKISQREKQLQFQEFKRRQQLEQHCPHPGMALWEISPGRNAPQAYDVQAERGTFIPQTIGSMPGYSNMWHSMPTCRHPSENHSFNPGYYQGFSIQQHPQYGGPIPQWLPPNYSNQPFQCVQANISFLPSAQLYMYTNINVQTMPPSPPPSPLGTRQSYQHIYNTNPITCNYPSQSHQMFPNPDENRMVLAHPTPYNESPNGLPKYTLKPSCSAPISLSTNENQQASSNGCSEISHPSLHNEQKFQVVPVPVPSCAVASGSCTKPMEISSPEVELDQHMSIVEPSKSPEDREYVDLPSIGSFLEYLNEV, encoded by the exons TTTCAAATCCAAAAGATACAGAGACAAACTTCGGACGGAAATCAAAGCCTTGGAAGTTCTACTGCCAGTGGACAGAACGGTACTTAACCGGAAGCTGGATAGCCAGACTGTATTTCGCCTCGTCATCTCCTACTTCCGGTCTAAAATTTTCTTCAAAG CTGCTGGTTTTTACGACGATGAACACGACGATTCATTGGCTGAAGATTCTACAGAACCTGACTCCGACAAAGAGGAAACGTCAAACATCGAGATTATTCATGGGAAAAGTGCCATCCAG gtaCTGGATGGTTTTCTTCTGACCCTGACCACTGATGGAACTATTCTATATGTATCCGAGAACATTCTTCAGTATCTAGGCTACAATCAG ATAGACTTGATGCATCGGTGTCTGTATGGAATAGTGCACCCTGATGATCACTACGAGCTGAAGACCATCTTAGAAAATTCGCTGCCAAACGACCAACTTCAGACGACATCAGCTGACAGTCAATGCACA GAAACAAGTTGCGGTGAAAAGGCCGACGGGATGGAACTGTGCAAGGCCGTGTCCTTCATCAGTCGTATGAAGTGCTTCAGTGGAACATCAGCAGGTTACCTG AAAATCCACTGTTCTGGCAAGGTAATGGACTTGTCAGAAGGGTGGAAGAACAAGAGGGCATCTAGTCAGATCGTTTTTCTCTACTGCCATCCATTCATGCTGAACACCACGGAACTAGCAGACGACATTCGGCAAAATGTCTTCTGGACAAAACACGGCATGGATCTCAAAATTAAAGAAGTTGATGCGAA agcTTCATATATATTGGGTTACGACAGCGATGATCTAGCTGGACGTTCGTTCTACTCTCTCATACACATAGACGATGTTGCCACGTGCCTAGCATGCCACAGAGCTC TGATGGGAAGTTCTGAGATACAAACCATATATTATCGGATCCAAAGTCTGAAGGGTACGTGGGTGTGGCTGCAGAGTCGAGGAAAGGTCATCAGCAAGAACTGCAAGAAGTTTTCCATAGTATTTTCCCACTGTCCCGTCAG AGAAGAAGACAGCACATACATTCAGCAAGAAATAGTGCTAAGACAACGTTATGCTGTGAATGATCTGATGTCCATGATACAGTTTGGCCACTACAAAACTCCTTGGAAGAACATCCGTGAAACAGCAGCAGATGGGGCGGAGGAGCATGTTTCCAAGAGACACTGTGATCCACAACCCCAGTTCAATGCAGAACAGGATGATCTGGCTTTGTCCTTGCCTTGTCAAATGCTTATGCCTTGTCCTTCAAGCTGGCACACTCTCACGGACAGACACTCTCCAATCCTTCCTTCTAGTCATGTGGCCCACAAGATCTCTCAACGGGAGAAACAGCTGCAATTCCAAGAGTTCAAACGACGTCAGCAGCTGGAGCAGCACTGTCCTCATCCTGGAATGGCATTGTGGGAAATTTCTCCTGGCAGAAATGCACCACAGGCATATGACGTTCAAGCTGAAAGAGGCACATTCATTCCCCAGACAATCGGTTCAATGCCAGGATACTCAAATATGTGGCACTCCATGCCCACCTGCAGACATCCTTCAGAGAATCATTCATTCAACCCTGGCTACTATCAAGGTTTTTCAATCCAGCAGCATCCACAATATGGAGGACCTATCCCACAGTGGTTGCCACCAAACTACAGTAATCAACCTTTCCAGTGTGTCCAGGCTAACATTTCATTCTTGCCAAGTGCTcaactgtacatgtacacaaacaTAAATGTCCAAACAATGCCTCCATCTCCCCCTCCATCGCCCTTAGGAACAAGGCAAtcatatcaacatatttataacaCAAACCCAATTACCTGTAACTACCCATCACAGAGTCATCAAATGTTTCCAAATCCCGATGAAAACCGAATGGTTTTGGCACATCCAACTCCTTACAATGAATCACCTAATGGTTTGCCAAAATATACTCTTAAACCCAGCTGCAGTGCACCAATCTCTCTATCTACTAATGAAAACCAACAGGCATCATCAAATGGATGCAGTGAAATATCCCATCCATCCTTGCATAATGAACAGAAATTTCAGGTGGTGCCGGTGCCAGTTCCATCCTGTGCTGTTGCCAGTGGTAGCTGTACTAAACCCATGGAGATATCTTCACCAGAGGTGGAACTTGATCAACACATGTCAATTGTTGAACCAAGTAAATCACCAGAAGACAGGGAGTATGTTGATTTGCCATCCATTGGCAGCTTTCTGGAATACCTCAATGAGGTATAA
- the LOC121383264 gene encoding nucleoside diphosphate kinase-like isoform X2, with the protein MSYISNYSWVLLLFREGFKHRKVDEMLIAKTLQLTLAILKPDVVKHPYIVQEIRELILANKFYFVKSKLMHLTKLQAAEFYKEHDGKFFQGRLINFMTRTSCCSHACHERRCLLMLAPSFRTLKRLGLVGGRDRPRLASASEHKQPNKSQ; encoded by the exons ATGAGTTACATTTCGAACTATTCATGGGTGCTTCTACTTTTTAGGGAGGGATTTAAACATCGAAAGGTTGATGAAATGCTCATCGCAAAAACACTGCAGCTGACACTTGCAATATTAAAACCAGATGTTGTCAAGCATCCTTATATTGTCCAG GAGATTCGAGAGTTGATTCTGGCcaacaagttttattttgtgaagTCAAAGTTGATGCATTTAACCAAACTACAGGCAGCTGAGTTCTACAAGGAACATGATG GAAAATTCTTTCAGGGTCGTTTGATAAACTTTATGACCAG aacaagctgttgtagtcaTGCCTGTCATGAGCGCAGGTGTCTGCTTATGCTGGCTCCTTCCTTCAGGACATTAAAGAGGTTGGGGTTGGTGGGAGGAAGGGACCGCCCACGCTTGGCAAGTGCAAGCgagcacaagcagcccaacAAGAGTCAGTAG
- the LOC121383264 gene encoding nucleoside diphosphate kinase 6-like isoform X1, translating into MLIAKTLQLTLAILKPDVVKHPYIVQEIRELILANKFYFVKSKLMHLTKLQAAEFYKEHDGKFFQGRLINFMTSGPIWAHILARENAIEEWRAMIGPTKVLKAFYEAPESIRGRHGLTDTRNCTHGADSEKSARREFQLLFSDFISDQWYEEDEEYFRKGLVTFDSVTFQHMPVKNNSKHILR; encoded by the exons ATGCTCATCGCAAAAACACTGCAGCTGACACTTGCAATATTAAAACCAGATGTTGTCAAGCATCCTTATATTGTCCAG GAGATTCGAGAGTTGATTCTGGCcaacaagttttattttgtgaagTCAAAGTTGATGCATTTAACCAAACTACAGGCAGCTGAGTTCTACAAGGAACATGATG GAAAATTCTTTCAGGGTCGTTTGATAAACTTTATGACCAG TGGCCCAATATGGGCACACATATTGGCAAGAGAAAATGCTATTGAAGAGTGGAGAGCTATGATAGGACCAACTAAAGTCCTAAA ggCTTTTTATGAAGCTCCCGAATCTATTCGAGGGAGGCATGGTTTGACAGATACAAGAAATTGCACTCATGGTGCAG acTCGGAAAAATCTGCAAGGAGAGAGTTTCAGCTTTTATTCTCGGACTTCATCAGTGATCAGTGGTATGAAGAGGATGAAGAATACTTTCGAAAGGGACTTGTTACATTTGACTCTGTTACATTTCAACATATGCCTGTGAAGAACAATTCCAAACATATACTGAGATGA